A genomic window from Thiomonas arsenitoxydans includes:
- a CDS encoding PhaM family polyhydroxyalkanoate granule multifunctional regulatory protein, with product MAQIPEFKDFIPGMEFFQTLLKGAGMPSQFANWVAPTLDVEEIEQKITDLKAVLSWLETNARMTQNMIQALEVQRMTLRALKTMNVDMQDFAKGMVAEPPSAPAAVQPSEAPQAEPAKSAEPPQAAAGASPLFDPMQWWNAMTQQFTELASQALQENGATPAGSAAPVNSPKPGAKKAAAKKPAAKTVGNAARKTPARPASPAAKRGKAAVKVASKATGKASR from the coding sequence ATGGCGCAAATTCCCGAGTTCAAGGATTTCATTCCCGGCATGGAGTTTTTTCAGACCCTGCTCAAAGGCGCGGGCATGCCTTCGCAGTTTGCCAACTGGGTGGCGCCGACCCTCGATGTGGAAGAGATCGAGCAGAAGATCACCGACCTCAAGGCCGTGCTGAGCTGGCTGGAAACCAATGCGCGCATGACGCAAAACATGATTCAGGCGCTAGAGGTGCAGCGCATGACCTTGCGGGCGCTCAAGACCATGAATGTGGATATGCAGGACTTCGCCAAGGGCATGGTGGCCGAGCCGCCATCGGCGCCCGCCGCCGTGCAGCCCTCGGAAGCGCCGCAAGCCGAGCCGGCTAAGTCCGCCGAGCCGCCGCAGGCCGCAGCGGGTGCATCGCCGCTGTTTGACCCGATGCAGTGGTGGAACGCGATGACCCAGCAGTTCACCGAGTTGGCGAGCCAAGCGTTGCAGGAGAACGGGGCAACGCCTGCGGGTTCGGCCGCGCCGGTGAACTCGCCCAAACCTGGGGCGAAGAAGGCCGCGGCGAAAAAACCGGCTGCAAAGACTGTGGGCAATGCGGCCCGCAAAACGCCCGCCCGGCCCGCATCGCCTG
- a CDS encoding DUF3108 domain-containing protein has protein sequence MTTDRRTRGRPGWRTIALLALGVVALHLAALDWLGTAFRPLAAGKLPEPIYTQLLKPTPPVVTAARPALASPPKPAKAKRPPALQPAPMPAPEPAADIARPRPAETVASSAQAPPAPVQALSAPPPPTSAPLLAAATSLGDLAPADQVSQPARPIPTESSPAPTASAPASAAAPRPWPPSTRLSYTITGYWRGHLHGSGALVWTVDGDHYEARLSGSALIGFSYRSTGRIEGDWLAPSEYTERVFTREKSVRVDRGDNTLHFSASPAVLPLPPHVQDSASLFLQLANRLSVAPGDFHPGATLSFAVARPSGMADWAFTIAGMDIVDTPIGSLPCWHIVRQATQANELGAQIWLSPQLQNLPVQIRLQHSADSYLLFTLDHAEQAGATAPASAKP, from the coding sequence ATGACGACCGATCGGCGTACCCGCGGGCGGCCGGGCTGGCGCACCATCGCGCTGCTCGCGCTGGGGGTGGTCGCCCTGCATCTGGCCGCGCTCGATTGGCTCGGCACCGCTTTCCGCCCCCTGGCCGCTGGCAAACTGCCCGAGCCGATCTACACCCAGCTTCTCAAACCCACGCCCCCCGTCGTCACTGCGGCACGCCCTGCGCTCGCGTCGCCGCCCAAGCCCGCCAAGGCGAAACGGCCACCGGCGCTACAGCCTGCACCCATGCCTGCTCCCGAGCCCGCAGCCGACATCGCCCGCCCCCGCCCAGCCGAAACCGTCGCCTCCTCCGCGCAGGCACCTCCGGCTCCGGTGCAGGCCCTCAGCGCGCCACCGCCGCCCACATCGGCGCCGCTTCTGGCCGCCGCTACCAGCCTGGGTGACCTGGCGCCAGCAGACCAAGTCAGCCAGCCCGCGCGTCCCATCCCCACCGAATCCAGCCCGGCCCCCACGGCCAGTGCACCGGCTTCAGCCGCGGCCCCGCGTCCCTGGCCACCCTCCACCCGGCTGTCCTACACCATTACCGGCTACTGGCGCGGCCACCTGCACGGCAGCGGCGCATTGGTCTGGACGGTCGATGGCGACCACTACGAGGCCCGCCTCTCCGGCAGCGCGCTGATCGGCTTTTCCTACCGCAGCACCGGCCGCATCGAAGGCGACTGGCTCGCGCCCTCGGAGTACACCGAGCGCGTATTCACCCGCGAGAAATCCGTGCGTGTCGACCGCGGCGACAACACCCTGCACTTCAGCGCCAGCCCCGCCGTGCTGCCCTTGCCGCCTCATGTGCAAGACAGCGCCAGCTTGTTTCTGCAACTCGCCAACCGCCTCAGCGTCGCCCCCGGCGACTTCCACCCCGGCGCCACGCTCAGCTTCGCCGTGGCCCGACCCAGCGGCATGGCGGACTGGGCCTTCACCATCGCCGGCATGGATATCGTGGATACCCCGATCGGATCACTGCCCTGCTGGCATATCGTGCGGCAGGCCACGCAGGCCAACGAACTCGGCGCGCAAATCTGGCTGTCGCCGCAGTTGCAAAACCTGCCCGTGCAAATCCGCTTGCAACACTCCGCTGATAGCTATCTGCTTTTCACTCTCGACCACGCCGAACAAGCCGGCGCGACGGCCCCAGCATCGGCCAAGCCATGA
- a CDS encoding L-lactate permease, giving the protein MFHQILTPVGGALLPSFLVAAIPIAIVLLMLGVLRRPAWQASAVGLVAGLIIAVGVWQLPLGLAFNAVALGVVFALLPVMWIVYGALVLYNVAVKSGRFEMFRLWMLEHLPNDRRLVLLVVAFSFGCLLEGIAGFGTPVAITSALLIGLGFPALEALTFTLIFNTAPVAFGALGVPLTVLGAVTSMPSEPLAAMVGRQLPFFAFLLPFYVIAIYGGLRSIRALWPALLVAGGSFALAQFVSSNFISYQLTDVLASMFSLILTVGFLKIWSPAPDPEFAIARPVRAPNEARVGYGGWLPWVVITMVVIFWVYAKIFAFGEIKVLWPGLDKQVFITLYNKPYVALWDFQPLGTGTAILLSAVITAVLVRLPVGEFFAAMRDAWVQVRIAVLTVCMIVGLAFLLNYSGMSYTLGLGVAGVGALFPLVSAFLGWVAVFLSGSDTSGNALFGNLQVVAARQLGFDPVLMAATNSSGGVMGKMISPQNIATGVSTTALKGKEGVVFARTFKHSVFLTLLLGILVYLQQHVLTWMIPVLPPH; this is encoded by the coding sequence ATGTTTCATCAAATTCTGACCCCGGTGGGCGGCGCTTTGCTGCCCTCGTTTTTGGTGGCGGCCATTCCGATTGCCATCGTGCTGTTGATGCTGGGTGTGCTGCGGCGACCGGCATGGCAGGCATCTGCGGTGGGCTTGGTCGCGGGACTGATCATTGCTGTTGGCGTTTGGCAGTTGCCGCTGGGGCTCGCGTTCAATGCCGTCGCGCTCGGCGTGGTGTTTGCCTTGCTGCCGGTGATGTGGATCGTGTATGGCGCGTTGGTGCTCTACAACGTGGCGGTCAAGTCGGGCCGGTTTGAAATGTTTCGCCTATGGATGCTGGAGCATCTGCCCAACGACCGTCGGCTGGTGTTGCTGGTAGTGGCGTTTTCCTTCGGTTGTCTGCTCGAAGGGATAGCGGGCTTTGGCACCCCGGTGGCGATTACCAGTGCCTTGCTCATCGGCCTGGGCTTCCCGGCGCTGGAGGCGCTGACCTTCACCCTGATTTTCAACACGGCGCCGGTGGCGTTTGGCGCATTGGGCGTGCCGCTGACGGTGTTGGGCGCGGTAACGAGCATGCCATCAGAGCCGCTGGCGGCGATGGTGGGGCGACAGTTGCCGTTTTTTGCCTTTCTGTTGCCGTTTTATGTCATTGCGATTTACGGAGGGCTGCGGTCGATCCGCGCCTTGTGGCCCGCTTTGCTGGTGGCCGGCGGCAGCTTTGCGCTGGCGCAGTTCGTCTCATCGAACTTCATCAGTTATCAGCTGACCGATGTGCTGGCTTCGATGTTCTCGCTGATTCTGACGGTTGGTTTTCTTAAAATCTGGAGCCCGGCGCCCGACCCGGAATTCGCCATTGCCCGCCCGGTGCGCGCGCCGAATGAAGCGCGCGTGGGCTATGGTGGCTGGCTGCCCTGGGTGGTCATTACCATGGTGGTGATTTTCTGGGTCTATGCCAAGATTTTTGCGTTTGGCGAGATCAAGGTGCTCTGGCCGGGCCTGGACAAACAGGTGTTCATCACGCTTTACAACAAGCCGTACGTGGCCTTGTGGGACTTCCAGCCTTTGGGCACGGGCACGGCCATTTTGTTGTCTGCGGTGATCACGGCGGTGCTGGTGCGGCTGCCGGTGGGGGAGTTTTTTGCGGCGATGCGCGATGCCTGGGTGCAGGTGCGGATTGCGGTGCTCACGGTGTGCATGATTGTCGGTCTGGCCTTTTTGCTTAACTATTCCGGCATGAGTTACACGCTTGGGCTGGGAGTAGCCGGTGTCGGCGCGCTATTTCCGCTGGTATCGGCCTTTCTCGGCTGGGTGGCGGTGTTCCTGTCGGGCAGCGACACATCGGGCAATGCACTGTTCGGCAATCTGCAGGTGGTTGCCGCGCGGCAGCTGGGCTTCGATCCCGTGCTGATGGCGGCGACCAATTCGTCCGGCGGGGTGATGGGCAAGATGATTTCGCCGCAGAACATCGCCACGGGCGTTTCGACTACGGCGCTCAAGGGCAAGGAGGGCGTGGTGTTCGCCCGCACCTTCAAGCACAGCGTGTTTCTCACCTTGCTGCTGGGCATCCTGGTGTATCTGCAGCAGCATGTGCTGACCTGGATGATTCCGGTGTTGCCGCCGCATTGA